A single genomic interval of Fibrobacter sp. UWB13 harbors:
- the rplI gene encoding 50S ribosomal protein L9, with the protein MEIILKANVPHLGKMLDVVKVKDGYARNYLFPRKLAVRATKEAKLEIENNRAAVEAQFQKELAAAGDVAAKLAQVSVNLERRVVEGERLYGSVTAGDIAEAITKAGVKVSRAQIDLAEPIKQLGVYTVTVKVFSDVEAQVKVWVVAEK; encoded by the coding sequence ATGGAAATTATTCTTAAGGCTAACGTCCCCCACTTGGGCAAGATGCTCGACGTCGTGAAGGTTAAGGATGGTTACGCACGTAACTACCTCTTCCCGCGTAAGCTCGCTGTTCGCGCAACTAAGGAAGCCAAGCTTGAAATCGAAAACAACCGCGCTGCTGTTGAAGCTCAGTTCCAGAAGGAACTCGCTGCTGCCGGCGATGTTGCTGCAAAGCTCGCTCAGGTTTCTGTCAACCTCGAACGCCGCGTTGTTGAAGGCGAACGTCTCTACGGTTCTGTGACCGCAGGTGACATCGCTGAAGCAATCACCAAGGCTGGTGTCAAGGTTTCCCGTGCTCAGATCGACCTTGCTGAACCGATCAAGCAGCTCGGTGTCTACACCGTGACTGTCAAGGTCTTCAGCGACGTTGAAGCACAGGTCAAGGTTTGGGTGGTCGCTGAGAAGTAA
- the mazG gene encoding nucleoside triphosphate pyrophosphohydrolase: MKYTFKDLVDIMARLRSENGCPWDRQQTTHSLLPYLVEESCEFIDAAQDGDKEHMCEELGDVLFQVIFHSQVCKEQGDFTIDDVIQGLCEKMVRRHPHVFGDAKVDTANDVSRRWERIKAQEKNNLKHAGESIMDKVSKSMPTLARSQDIIRRVAKVGFDWGEAAPVFDKAQEEFAEFRAEMEKISPENANVDRLEDEFGDIMFSLVNVARHCGFNANIALQRANNKFEKRFREVERRVKEQGQEIKDVGLEGLQKLWKEAKLSH, from the coding sequence ATGAAGTACACGTTTAAGGATCTCGTCGATATTATGGCTCGTCTGCGTTCGGAAAATGGCTGCCCGTGGGACCGCCAACAAACCACGCATTCGCTGTTGCCATATCTGGTTGAAGAAAGCTGTGAGTTTATCGATGCCGCGCAAGATGGCGACAAGGAGCACATGTGCGAGGAACTCGGCGATGTGCTGTTCCAGGTAATTTTCCATTCGCAGGTGTGCAAGGAACAGGGCGACTTTACGATTGATGACGTGATCCAGGGCTTGTGCGAAAAGATGGTGCGCAGGCATCCGCATGTGTTTGGCGATGCTAAAGTAGATACGGCAAATGACGTGAGCCGCCGCTGGGAACGCATCAAGGCGCAAGAAAAGAACAACTTAAAGCATGCGGGCGAGTCTATTATGGACAAAGTCAGCAAGAGCATGCCCACGCTCGCGCGCTCACAAGATATTATCCGCCGCGTGGCGAAAGTCGGTTTCGATTGGGGGGAGGCTGCTCCCGTGTTCGACAAGGCGCAAGAGGAATTTGCGGAATTCCGTGCCGAGATGGAAAAGATTTCTCCCGAGAATGCAAATGTGGATCGCTTGGAAGATGAATTCGGCGATATCATGTTCAGTCTCGTGAATGTGGCTCGCCATTGCGGTTTCAACGCTAACATCGCCTTGCAACGCGCGAACAACAAGTTCGAGAAGCGCTTCCGCGAAGTAGAACGCCGCGTCAAGGAACAGGGCCAGGAAATCAAGGACGTGGGCCTAGAGGGCCTGCAAAAGCTGTGGAAAGAAGCGAAACTTAGTCATTAG
- a CDS encoding efflux RND transporter periplasmic adaptor subunit translates to MKHLLLIALSSLLLVACGSKDDSAKGAPAGKGNGGKKGGAQRVLNVEGYVAELGQLGKNFQTMATLVPKNSVSLSAATSGRLVSLKAKDGAIVKKGTLLAKIDDSELRAQLKQAQSNKMLAEQKEQRVRGLFEKNGATKQDLESAEASLKSAQASVELIQAQLAKTEVRAPFSGKLGFVDVSVGAWLNSGTPIAELSEVDRLKAKFSLPQRYASVIKVGDKISLKDSERNVEKQGVVSALDAVISESSRTRRVMVDVDNAKGELIAGSFVSVNVAMEASNVQSFTIPSEAMILDREGAYVFVSQGGKAKIKHITTGLRTPMSVQVLSGLDVGDTVIVSGIVSLRPGADVKIKGLRHSINYEVE, encoded by the coding sequence ATGAAACACCTTCTTTTAATAGCACTCTCTTCTCTTCTTCTTGTGGCTTGTGGTAGTAAAGACGATTCCGCCAAGGGCGCTCCTGCTGGCAAAGGCAATGGCGGCAAAAAGGGTGGCGCTCAGAGAGTGCTGAATGTCGAAGGTTATGTGGCAGAACTTGGGCAGCTGGGCAAGAACTTCCAGACGATGGCAACGCTTGTGCCGAAGAACAGCGTTTCGCTTTCGGCGGCGACTTCTGGCCGCCTGGTAAGCCTCAAGGCTAAAGATGGTGCAATAGTCAAGAAGGGTACACTCCTTGCAAAGATTGACGATTCTGAACTCCGTGCGCAGCTCAAGCAGGCGCAGTCGAACAAGATGCTTGCCGAGCAAAAGGAACAGCGTGTACGCGGTCTTTTTGAAAAGAACGGGGCGACCAAGCAGGATTTGGAATCGGCAGAAGCTTCTCTCAAGTCTGCTCAGGCTAGCGTAGAACTCATCCAGGCGCAACTTGCAAAGACAGAAGTCCGTGCGCCGTTTAGTGGCAAGCTGGGTTTTGTCGATGTGTCCGTGGGCGCCTGGCTCAACTCCGGTACGCCAATTGCAGAACTCAGCGAAGTGGACCGCCTCAAGGCAAAGTTCTCGCTCCCGCAGCGTTACGCTTCTGTAATTAAGGTGGGCGATAAGATTTCTCTCAAGGACTCTGAACGCAATGTTGAAAAGCAAGGCGTTGTATCTGCGCTTGACGCCGTGATTTCTGAAAGCAGCCGCACTCGCCGTGTGATGGTCGATGTCGATAATGCAAAGGGCGAACTTATTGCGGGGAGCTTTGTGAGCGTGAATGTCGCTATGGAAGCTAGCAACGTGCAGAGCTTTACGATCCCGTCCGAAGCGATGATTCTCGACAGGGAAGGCGCTTACGTGTTTGTGAGCCAGGGTGGCAAGGCTAAAATCAAGCATATCACGACGGGACTCCGCACGCCGATGTCTGTGCAGGTGCTTTCGGGCCTTGATGTTGGCGATACGGTGATTGTTTCTGGCATTGTGAGCCTCCGCCCAGGTGCCGATGTCAAGATTAAGGGACTCCGCCATTCGATTAATTACGAGGTAGAGTAA
- a CDS encoding efflux RND transporter permease subunit, which produces MSVSQLSVRRPVLMTVMALVILLLGFFGLSSLGIREYPNVDYPLIQVRTSYPGANAAVVEAEVTEILEASINSASGIKALTSTSRDGFSYISIEFETGMDLEAAANEIRDRVSRVRRRLPDDVDEPTVYKSDSDSDPILMVSLVSDKFDPMEVSEIANNHVKERLQTINGVSEVAIWGEKRPVVRLWIDPVRMQALGVSGAQMAAALKQGNLELPSGSIEGTETTLSIRTLGRVIDPKSFGNIAVRTAEDGTVIRISDVADIHYEPKDTRTGFRRNGKNSITLALMAQPGSNHVEIANEFYKRVEDIRREIPEGVELLYGRDTSINIRASIKEVVETIFIAFILVIAIIFAFLREGRTTFIPMVVVPVSVIGSFFVLYLCGFSINVLTLLAMVLAIGLVVDDAIVIVENIYHKIESGMTPKQAAIAGTNEIFFAVIATSVVLMAVFIPVLALGGTTGLLFREFVAVMIGTVFLSTLCALTLSPMLCSKFLKRQKKGAFYKWTEPFFDGLNALYSRLLGGFLKWRLLLFPIVAVLLFGAYFCFNNMSSEMAPTEDSNAVMVNMSMPEGVNLSRTKRMADEFVDEVTSILDSNEYTEFQAGAWNAGNSRMRLFLNDNKKARRPQSEIARAIQVLGNEYPDLRVMVFEPQSISTQRGGLPVQFVLQAPNIEVLRDLVPKFEEAASKSPVFSVVNSNLRFTKPELHIEILRDKANEEGVSVNDIAQAVQLAISDQTYGDYYKDGRQYDIIGAVGYQYRDTPENLSMLTVKNGKGELVSLDNFITYKEQSASPSLPRYNRFSAATIQAGLVPGKTIGDGVEEMRRIAKKLLKDYPSVSTTLSGSSKEFEESSSGLYVVFLLALALVFLVLAGQFESFRAPFVIFFTVPLALSGALVSLFVTGQTLNIFSEIALILLIALVTKNGILIVEFANQIAENTGCSKLEAARMAAERRFRPILMTSLSTVLGAVPLILTGTPSRIAMGVAIVGGLTFATFMTLFIVPAAYSFFAGKVEGTRTDASKMA; this is translated from the coding sequence ATGAGCGTAAGCCAGCTCTCCGTTCGTCGCCCAGTCCTCATGACGGTGATGGCGCTTGTCATCCTGTTGCTTGGATTTTTTGGGCTCAGTTCTCTCGGCATTCGTGAATACCCGAACGTCGACTATCCGTTGATTCAGGTGCGTACTTCTTACCCGGGTGCAAACGCTGCCGTGGTCGAAGCGGAAGTTACTGAAATCTTGGAAGCCTCCATTAACAGCGCGTCTGGTATCAAGGCTTTGACGTCGACGAGCCGTGATGGTTTCTCTTACATCAGCATCGAATTTGAAACGGGCATGGACCTGGAAGCGGCTGCAAATGAAATCCGCGACCGCGTGAGCCGTGTGCGTCGCCGCTTGCCGGATGATGTTGATGAACCGACGGTCTACAAGTCCGATAGCGATAGCGACCCGATTTTGATGGTGAGCCTTGTGAGCGACAAGTTCGACCCGATGGAAGTTTCGGAAATTGCGAACAACCACGTGAAGGAACGCTTGCAGACGATTAACGGTGTTTCGGAAGTGGCAATCTGGGGTGAAAAACGCCCGGTTGTGCGTTTGTGGATTGACCCGGTGCGTATGCAGGCGCTTGGCGTCTCGGGAGCGCAGATGGCGGCTGCTTTGAAACAAGGTAACTTGGAACTTCCGTCTGGTTCTATTGAAGGTACTGAAACGACGCTTTCAATTCGTACGCTTGGCCGAGTTATCGATCCAAAGTCCTTTGGCAACATTGCGGTGAGGACGGCTGAAGATGGAACTGTGATCCGCATTTCTGATGTCGCGGATATCCATTACGAACCGAAAGATACGCGTACCGGTTTTAGACGTAACGGCAAGAATTCCATTACGCTTGCGCTCATGGCGCAGCCGGGCAGTAACCATGTCGAAATTGCAAACGAATTCTACAAACGCGTCGAAGACATCCGCCGTGAAATCCCGGAAGGCGTGGAACTGCTTTATGGTCGCGATACTTCGATTAACATTCGCGCGTCCATCAAGGAAGTGGTGGAAACCATCTTTATTGCGTTTATTCTCGTGATTGCGATTATCTTTGCGTTCCTCCGCGAAGGCCGTACGACGTTTATCCCGATGGTCGTAGTGCCTGTATCTGTGATTGGTAGCTTCTTTGTGCTTTACCTTTGCGGGTTCAGTATCAACGTGCTTACGCTTTTGGCGATGGTCCTCGCGATTGGACTTGTCGTGGACGATGCTATTGTGATTGTGGAAAACATTTACCACAAGATTGAAAGTGGCATGACGCCGAAACAGGCGGCAATTGCAGGAACAAATGAAATCTTTTTTGCGGTGATTGCAACGTCAGTCGTGTTGATGGCTGTGTTTATCCCGGTGCTTGCCTTGGGCGGTACGACGGGTCTTTTGTTCCGCGAATTTGTGGCGGTGATGATTGGAACCGTGTTCCTCTCGACGCTTTGCGCTTTGACGCTTTCGCCGATGCTTTGTTCTAAATTCTTGAAACGCCAGAAAAAAGGTGCCTTTTATAAGTGGACTGAACCGTTCTTTGATGGATTGAACGCTTTGTATTCCCGCTTGTTGGGTGGATTCCTCAAGTGGCGTTTGCTGTTGTTCCCGATTGTGGCGGTGCTCTTGTTTGGGGCGTACTTCTGCTTTAATAACATGAGTAGCGAAATGGCGCCGACGGAAGACTCCAACGCTGTGATGGTGAACATGAGCATGCCCGAAGGCGTGAACCTCTCGCGCACCAAGCGCATGGCCGATGAATTTGTCGATGAAGTGACTTCGATTCTCGATTCCAATGAATACACGGAATTCCAGGCGGGTGCTTGGAATGCGGGCAACTCGAGAATGCGTTTGTTCTTGAACGACAATAAGAAAGCTCGCCGTCCGCAGAGTGAGATAGCAAGAGCAATCCAGGTGCTTGGTAACGAATATCCGGATTTGCGTGTGATGGTGTTTGAACCGCAGAGCATCAGTACGCAACGCGGTGGCCTCCCGGTGCAGTTTGTGCTGCAGGCACCGAACATCGAAGTGCTGCGCGACCTTGTTCCGAAATTTGAAGAAGCGGCAAGCAAGAGCCCTGTGTTCAGCGTGGTGAACAGCAACTTGCGCTTCACGAAGCCGGAACTCCACATCGAAATTTTGCGCGACAAGGCAAATGAAGAAGGCGTGTCGGTGAACGATATTGCACAGGCGGTGCAACTTGCAATTAGCGACCAGACTTATGGCGATTACTACAAAGATGGACGTCAGTACGATATCATTGGCGCTGTCGGTTACCAGTACCGCGATACGCCGGAAAACCTCTCGATGCTCACGGTCAAGAACGGCAAGGGCGAGCTGGTGAGCTTGGACAACTTTATTACGTACAAGGAACAGTCCGCTTCTCCGTCACTCCCGCGTTACAACCGCTTTAGCGCTGCGACTATCCAGGCGGGTCTTGTACCGGGCAAGACGATTGGTGATGGTGTCGAAGAAATGCGCCGCATTGCAAAGAAGTTGTTGAAGGATTACCCGAGCGTGAGTACGACCTTGAGCGGTTCGTCTAAGGAATTCGAAGAAAGTTCTTCGGGACTCTACGTGGTGTTCTTGCTTGCGCTTGCGCTAGTGTTTTTGGTGCTCGCGGGGCAGTTCGAAAGCTTCCGTGCTCCGTTCGTGATTTTCTTTACGGTGCCGCTTGCACTTTCGGGCGCTTTGGTAAGCTTGTTTGTTACAGGTCAGACGCTCAACATCTTTAGCGAAATCGCTTTGATTTTGTTGATTGCACTTGTGACAAAGAACGGTATCTTGATTGTGGAATTTGCAAACCAGATTGCCGAGAATACGGGCTGCAGCAAGCTCGAGGCGGCTCGGATGGCGGCGGAACGCCGCTTCCGCCCAATCCTCATGACGAGCCTTTCTACGGTATTGGGCGCAGTGCCGCTCATCCTGACCGGCACCCCGAGCCGCATTGCAATGGGTGTTGCTATTGTTGGCGGTCTCACGTTTGCGACGTTCATGACGCTCTTTATTGTGCCTGCCGCCTATAGCTTCTTCGCCGGAAAGGTCGAAGGTACCCGCACTGACGCAAGCAAGATGGCGTAG
- a CDS encoding septum formation initiator family protein — protein sequence MHIRLIIGIATAITFAFLVFHLLFGKNSIPEQRRIAKEIQLYQMQIDSLSKVIEQRDELIQKLKTDSLYKEEILRTRYGMSREGEKVFQLVK from the coding sequence TTGCACATACGACTTATTATTGGAATTGCCACCGCGATAACCTTCGCGTTCCTGGTCTTCCATTTGCTGTTCGGCAAGAACAGTATTCCGGAGCAGCGTAGAATTGCGAAAGAAATCCAGCTTTACCAGATGCAAATTGATTCGCTAAGCAAAGTTATCGAACAGCGCGACGAACTCATCCAAAAACTAAAGACCGATTCCCTCTACAAAGAAGAAATTCTCCGCACCCGCTACGGCATGAGCCGTGAAGGCGAGAAAGTGTTTCAGCTGGTGAAGTAG
- a CDS encoding DNA-processing protein DprA produces METKLTPEKYPLALQASKYCPKQLFCKGTLPTNDKIGIAMVGTRRPSASAEELCRRLVDSLRPTKAVVISGLAQGIDSFCHRAALDAGIPTIAVLAQGLEAKIEGERALLAQRILDAGGALLSEYEGDTPAYKGNFIARNRIISGLSQSTLVVQSRKKGGALLTAQFSLDEGKPLLACPGNFDCELYSGTNALLDSGHAKAVFIPESLRAVAGIPCLEGAKIEQLTTYGVQLSDGAQKVFDRFNGFRKTFSELQEDFDFKAPELLAILTELEISGLVSSKDNFQFYFNGA; encoded by the coding sequence ATGGAAACGAAACTCACTCCCGAAAAATATCCACTCGCATTACAAGCATCAAAATATTGCCCAAAACAGCTCTTTTGCAAAGGCACACTCCCCACAAACGATAAAATCGGCATTGCCATGGTCGGCACACGCCGCCCATCCGCATCAGCCGAAGAGCTCTGTAGACGACTCGTCGATTCACTCCGACCCACAAAAGCCGTTGTTATTTCGGGGCTTGCACAGGGCATAGACAGCTTTTGCCACCGTGCCGCCCTCGATGCAGGGATTCCCACAATAGCAGTCCTCGCACAAGGTCTAGAGGCAAAAATCGAGGGGGAACGAGCCTTACTCGCCCAACGAATTTTAGACGCAGGAGGCGCCCTATTAAGCGAATACGAAGGTGATACGCCAGCCTACAAGGGGAACTTCATCGCACGGAACCGCATCATCAGCGGGCTCAGCCAATCAACGCTCGTGGTCCAGAGCCGTAAAAAAGGAGGCGCCCTACTCACCGCGCAATTCAGCCTAGACGAAGGGAAGCCCCTCCTCGCCTGCCCTGGGAACTTCGACTGCGAACTCTACAGCGGCACGAACGCGCTCCTCGACAGCGGGCACGCCAAAGCCGTCTTCATCCCCGAAAGTCTACGGGCTGTCGCCGGAATTCCATGCCTCGAAGGGGCAAAAATCGAGCAACTGACCACATACGGGGTACAACTGTCGGACGGGGCTCAAAAAGTCTTTGACCGGTTTAACGGATTCCGCAAAACATTTTCGGAACTTCAAGAAGATTTCGACTTTAAGGCGCCAGAACTTTTAGCTATATTGACGGAGCTAGAAATATCTGGTCTAGTCTCGTCAAAGGACAACTTCCAATTCTATTTTAACGGAGCATAA
- the rpsR gene encoding 30S ribosomal protein S18: MAFEDKKQATRIRRKKTCWFTENNVKFIDYKDEKTLRRFISERGKIIPRRISGTSAKYQRMLNEAIKRARQMAILPFVSDSMR, translated from the coding sequence ATGGCTTTTGAAGATAAGAAGCAGGCTACTCGCATCCGCCGCAAGAAGACTTGCTGGTTCACCGAGAACAACGTCAAGTTCATTGACTACAAGGACGAAAAGACTCTTCGTCGCTTTATCTCTGAACGTGGCAAGATCATCCCGCGCCGCATTTCTGGCACTTCCGCTAAGTATCAGCGTATGCTGAACGAAGCTATCAAGCGTGCCCGTCAGATGGCTATTCTCCCGTTCGTTTCGGACAGCATGCGTTAA
- a CDS encoding MBG domain-containing protein, translated as MIKKIAMFALAVSAAFSNAVAADECSVLISDDDLTFTGNQIKPSVTKVVCGDDEYAESDLVSVVYGKNINAGTDAGSVTVTLPNDVVVTKNFRIYPKGVRILVVDTEKELGAENPEFTWTIDENSALDELQADTLVQFQKDLKKNIKLVLSDGDEQVGSTFDIIKDPSVNFLELFPNYNIIVKTGKLTITKTKVVVAAVDANKVYGETDPKLEYVITGNIKKADYDKLGEILPSRVDGEKVGSYDIEVSVEKMETEDYIVSTSPGKFTISQAPVSLTVDDVSKVYGEATPEFTYKVTGLIGEDVLSGVTLSCAKCSSTGLENVGEYDITASVKAASNPNYAVTTTGGTLTVTPKAAKVTVNKAEKTYGDKDPDFTFDVDGLVSEGEELELPIITRAEGENVGTYKVSVSFAEGSNSNYTLTVTPSTLTIKQKEVTLTVTDVFKKFGEEDPELEYTVEGLATFDGVEDVLKDVALSREPGEDAGLYTITATVDEESNPNYIVTTIDGSFGITANEDKIVVTIKGHTDTVEYNGKERIVQGFDITSNSEVYSLSYVKYTGDSVVSGTDAGKYLMGLSASNFKNTSVNYPNVTFNITDGVLLVKPRSLVVTALADTITYGDATPTEFKWVADSLLEGDELDNIHVSLDKTGLLDAGNYPLTFDAQSPTNGNYVVSSYETNSLTVQQKVVTVKIADAQKVYGDPDPASFLYEVTGLIEGDELPVLTLAREAGENVLKDVDGEDSTYRISATFASEPSANYKVKIRQGNFAILPYPNKITVAIFGEDVVMKYTGEEITVDKKFDVALIPSLDCTLSAEYTYSKDFVAYKGEPTVSGTEMSIYPMGLDVADFVNVSPNFQYVSFVLSIDGNLVIDDKGPEISLAAVKGVKTFRLSSMNRRIQVSGSKVGERYSVHDMKGRVVRSGVVDAANFEIPVTNAGVYMVRVGSSAARIRVK; from the coding sequence ATGATTAAAAAGATTGCAATGTTTGCTCTTGCCGTTTCGGCGGCGTTTTCGAATGCTGTTGCTGCTGATGAATGCTCAGTTTTGATTTCGGATGATGATTTGACCTTTACCGGTAATCAGATAAAACCGTCCGTCACAAAAGTCGTTTGTGGCGATGATGAATATGCTGAATCCGATTTGGTTAGTGTTGTTTATGGTAAGAACATCAATGCAGGTACTGATGCAGGCTCTGTGACTGTAACTTTACCCAATGATGTTGTTGTTACAAAAAATTTTCGAATTTATCCAAAGGGTGTCCGCATACTAGTTGTTGATACTGAAAAGGAATTAGGAGCTGAAAATCCTGAATTTACTTGGACTATCGATGAAAATAGTGCTTTAGATGAATTGCAAGCCGATACTTTGGTACAATTTCAAAAGGATCTTAAAAAGAATATAAAGTTGGTTTTAAGTGATGGTGATGAACAAGTGGGATCCACTTTTGATATTATCAAGGATCCGTCAGTCAATTTTCTTGAACTTTTCCCCAATTACAATATCATTGTGAAAACAGGAAAGTTGACCATTACAAAGACTAAGGTTGTTGTCGCTGCCGTGGATGCAAACAAGGTTTATGGCGAAACAGATCCTAAGCTTGAATATGTCATTACAGGTAACATCAAAAAAGCCGATTACGACAAGCTTGGTGAAATTTTGCCGTCTCGAGTTGATGGCGAAAAGGTTGGTTCCTATGATATTGAAGTTTCTGTAGAAAAAATGGAAACGGAAGATTATATCGTTTCTACTTCTCCGGGTAAATTTACCATTTCTCAGGCCCCGGTTTCGCTTACTGTAGACGATGTCTCTAAAGTTTATGGCGAGGCAACACCTGAATTTACTTATAAGGTCACTGGACTTATCGGCGAGGATGTCCTTTCGGGTGTGACTCTGTCTTGTGCAAAGTGCTCCTCGACTGGGCTTGAAAATGTTGGCGAATATGACATCACGGCAAGCGTGAAGGCTGCTTCCAACCCGAACTACGCGGTGACGACCACCGGTGGTACTTTGACGGTTACTCCGAAGGCTGCTAAGGTAACTGTAAATAAAGCGGAAAAGACTTATGGCGATAAGGACCCGGATTTTACTTTTGATGTAGACGGTCTTGTGAGCGAAGGTGAAGAACTTGAACTCCCGATAATTACTCGTGCCGAAGGTGAAAATGTCGGTACTTACAAGGTCTCTGTTTCGTTTGCCGAAGGCTCCAATTCCAATTATACGTTGACTGTAACGCCTTCTACTTTGACGATTAAACAGAAAGAAGTTACTTTGACTGTAACTGATGTCTTTAAGAAGTTTGGCGAAGAAGATCCGGAACTGGAATACACAGTTGAAGGACTTGCTACTTTTGATGGCGTTGAAGATGTTCTGAAGGATGTAGCCCTGTCTCGTGAACCGGGTGAAGATGCTGGTCTGTATACTATTACGGCTACGGTGGATGAAGAATCTAACCCCAATTACATCGTTACCACCATTGATGGTTCGTTTGGAATTACCGCAAATGAAGATAAGATTGTCGTTACGATTAAGGGACATACTGATACGGTGGAATACAATGGCAAGGAACGAATCGTCCAGGGCTTTGACATTACCTCCAATAGCGAAGTGTACTCCCTCTCGTATGTCAAGTATACCGGTGATTCTGTTGTTTCTGGAACCGATGCTGGCAAATACTTGATGGGTCTTTCTGCCTCGAACTTCAAGAATACTTCCGTCAACTATCCTAATGTGACGTTCAACATCACGGATGGTGTCTTGCTTGTGAAGCCGAGATCCTTGGTGGTTACGGCTTTGGCAGATACGATTACTTATGGTGATGCAACGCCGACGGAGTTCAAGTGGGTTGCCGATAGCCTTTTGGAAGGTGACGAACTGGACAACATCCATGTTTCGCTTGATAAGACCGGACTCCTCGATGCTGGTAATTATCCGCTTACGTTTGATGCCCAGAGCCCGACAAATGGAAATTATGTTGTAAGTAGCTATGAAACGAATTCTCTTACGGTGCAACAAAAGGTTGTGACGGTTAAGATTGCCGATGCCCAAAAGGTTTATGGTGATCCGGATCCGGCTTCGTTCTTGTACGAAGTTACGGGCCTTATCGAAGGTGACGAATTGCCTGTGCTGACTCTTGCTCGTGAAGCGGGTGAAAACGTGCTTAAGGATGTCGATGGTGAAGATTCCACGTACCGTATTTCTGCAACGTTTGCTTCTGAACCGAGTGCAAATTACAAGGTAAAGATTAGACAGGGCAACTTCGCGATTTTGCCGTACCCGAATAAGATTACGGTTGCCATTTTCGGTGAAGATGTCGTCATGAAGTATACGGGTGAAGAAATTACCGTAGACAAGAAGTTTGATGTCGCCCTTATTCCGTCTCTTGATTGTACGCTGTCTGCAGAATATACGTATTCTAAGGACTTTGTCGCTTACAAGGGCGAACCGACAGTATCTGGAACAGAAATGAGCATTTACCCCATGGGACTTGACGTTGCTGACTTTGTCAATGTTTCGCCAAACTTCCAGTATGTGAGCTTTGTTCTTTCTATTGACGGTAACCTCGTTATCGACGATAAGGGACCGGAAATCTCATTGGCTGCTGTAAAGGGCGTCAAAACGTTTAGGCTTTCTTCCATGAATCGCCGTATTCAGGTAAGCGGTTCCAAGGTGGGCGAACGTTATTCTGTCCACGATATGAAGGGTAGAGTTGTTCGCTCGGGCGTTGTCGATGCTGCTAATTTTGAAATCCCTGTGACGAATGCTGGTGTTTACATGGTGCGAGTTGGCTCTTCTGCTGCGCGAATTCGTGTCAAGTAG
- the rpsF gene encoding 30S ribosomal protein S6 yields the protein MRQYETMVIIDAMISDDAIKAEVETIGKNITSGNGEILRRDDWGKRKLAYTINKRQHGYYVIFYYKAEAATVAAMEAALKLNENVLRWMTLADYPMSEIVYDQTQTQSTEEIVPVDAEEGEAE from the coding sequence ATGAGACAATACGAAACGATGGTGATCATCGACGCTATGATCTCTGACGACGCTATCAAGGCTGAAGTCGAGACCATCGGCAAAAACATCACCAGCGGCAACGGCGAAATTCTCCGCCGTGACGACTGGGGCAAGCGCAAGCTCGCATATACTATCAACAAGCGCCAGCACGGCTACTATGTCATCTTCTACTACAAGGCAGAAGCTGCAACGGTCGCTGCTATGGAAGCCGCTCTCAAGCTGAACGAAAACGTTCTCCGTTGGATGACCCTCGCTGATTATCCGATGAGCGAAATCGTCTACGATCAGACTCAGACACAGTCCACCGAAGAAATTGTTCCGGTTGACGCAGAAGAAGGGGAGGCTGAATAA